One Actinomycetota bacterium genomic region harbors:
- the nrdR gene encoding transcriptional regulator NrdR codes for MRCPTCGQDDDRVVDSRPADDGSSIRRRRECQPCGARYTTFERLELPQLLVQKTSGQLQPFDRTKVREGMARAAKGRVSTEALDRAVADVEVAVRQVGARQVTSEQVGLQVLARLRELDDVSYVRFASVYKDFQGPEDFEKELKSLQKDATVALTPTTPATSPRPTGSLGR; via the coding sequence ATGCGTTGCCCGACGTGCGGCCAGGACGACGACCGGGTCGTCGATTCCCGTCCGGCCGATGACGGTTCGTCGATCCGCCGTCGCCGGGAGTGTCAACCGTGCGGCGCACGCTACACCACGTTCGAGCGCTTGGAGCTGCCGCAGTTGCTCGTCCAGAAGACCTCCGGCCAGCTGCAGCCCTTCGACCGCACCAAGGTCCGCGAAGGCATGGCTCGGGCCGCCAAGGGCCGGGTCTCCACCGAGGCGCTGGACCGGGCGGTGGCTGACGTCGAGGTGGCCGTCCGTCAGGTCGGCGCTCGGCAGGTGACCAGCGAACAGGTGGGGCTGCAGGTCCTGGCACGCCTGCGTGAGCTCGACGACGTGTCCTACGTGCGGTTCGCGTCCGTCTACAAGGACTTCCAGGGCCCCGAGGACTTCGAGAAGGAACTGAAGTCGCTCCAGAAGGACGCGACGGTCGCCCTGACCCCAACGACACCTGCGACGTCGCCACGCCCGACCGGGTCACTCGGCCGGTAG